The following coding sequences lie in one Chelmon rostratus isolate fCheRos1 chromosome 2, fCheRos1.pri, whole genome shotgun sequence genomic window:
- the eif6 gene encoding eukaryotic translation initiation factor 6, giving the protein MAVRASFEKNNEIGCFAKLTNTYCLVAIGGSENFYSVFEGELSETIPVVHASIAGCRIIGRMCVGNRHGLLVPNNTTDQELQHIRNCLPEAVRIQRVEERLSALGNVIACNDYVALVHPDLDRETEEILADTLKVEVFRQTVAEQVLVGSYCAFSNQGGLVHPKTSIEDQDELSSLLQVPLVAGTVNRGSEVIAAGMVVNDWCAFCGLDTTSTELSVIESVFRLSDTAQPSAIATSMRDSLIDSMA; this is encoded by the exons ATGGCCGTGAGAGCATCGTTTGAGAAAAACAACGAGATCGGCTGCTTCGCCAAACTGACTAACACATACTGCTTGGTGGCGATCGGCGGCTCAGAGAACTTCTACAG cGTGTTTGAAGGAGAGTTGTCAGAAACCATCCCAGTGGTTCACGCCTCCATAGCAGGCTGTCGCATCATAGGGAggatgtgtgtgg GTAACCGTCACGGCCTTCTGGTGCCCAACAACACGACAGaccaggagctgcagcacatcagAAACTGTCTGCCAGAAGCAGTGAGGATCCAGAGAGTCGAGGAGCGGCTGTCTGCTCTCGGCAACGTCATCGCCTGCAACGACTACGTAGCGCTGGTCCACCCCGACCTCGACagg GAGACGGAGGAGATCCTCGCAGACACCCTGAAGGTGGAGGTTTTCCGTCAGACGGTAGCAGAGCAGGTCCTGGTCGGCTCCTACTGCGCATTCAGCAACCAGGGCGGCCTCGTCCACCCAAAGACGTCTATAGAAGATCAGGACGAGCTGTCGTCTCTGCTACAAGTTCCCCTAGTG GCCGGCACAGTGAACCGGGGCAGTGAGGTGATCGCGGCGGGGATGGTGGTCAACGACTGGTGCGCGTTCTGCGGCCTGGACACCACCAGCACCGAGCTGTCCGTCATCGAGAGCGTCTTCAGACTCAGCGACACGGCGCAGCCCTCCGCCATCGCCACCAGCATGAGGGACTCGCTGATCGACAG CATGGCGTAA